Genomic segment of Ralstonia pickettii:
GCCACCGCGCGCCGATCTGCTCGGCGAAGTGCTGGAGCAGCTCATCCTGGAGCGCGTGCAGGCGCAGACCGCCAAGGAAAGCGGCATCCGCGTGTCCGACGCCGATGTGGATCGTGCCGTGGAAAGCGTGGCCCAGCGCAACAACCTGTCGGTGCCGCAGCTCAAGAGCAAGCTGAAGGACGCCGGCATGACGTACGACAAGTACCGCGACGACCTGCGTCAGGAAATCCTTCTGGCGCGCCTGCGTGAGCGCGAGGTCGACTCGAAGGTGCAGGTCTACGACGGCGAGATCGACAACTATCTGGCGCAGCAGGGTGGCGGCACGGCCCCGGCCGGCGAACAGCAATACAACGTCGCGCAGATTCTCGTGCCCGTTGCCGAAGGCGCCACGGATGCCGAGAAGGCCGCAGCGCGCAAGAAGGCCGAAGGTCTGCTCAAGCAAGCGCAGGGCGGCGCGGATTTCGCCAAGCTGGCGCGTGACAATTCTGGCGCGCAAGATGCCGCGCAAGGCGGCGAGCTTGGGCTGCGTCCGATCGGGCGCCTGCCGGCTGTGTTTGCCAACGCCGTGGTCGACATGAAGGCGGGCCAGGTGGCGAGTCAAGTGGTCGAAAGCCCGGCCGGTTATCACGTGATCAAGCTGCTGGACAAGCGCGCGCCGGGCACCGCGATTGCCGCCAAGGTCCAGCAGACGCAAGTGCGCCACATCCTGATCAAGACCGGTCCGACGATGTCGGCGGACGACGCGCGCCGCCAGTTGGTGGGCCTACGTGACCGGATCGTCCACGGCTACGATTTTGGCGATGCGGCACGCCGGTATTCGCAGGACGGGTCGGCCGGTGCGGGTGGCGAGCTGGGCTGGGTGTCGCCGGGCCAGCTGGTGCCGGAATTCGAGCAGGCGATGAACCAGCTCAAGCCGGGCGATGTGTCGCAGCCGGTGCAAAGCCAGTTCGGTGTGCACCTGATCCAGGTGGAAGGCCGCCGCGAGGCAGAGGTGTCGGGAGACCGCCAACGCGACTACGCACGGTCGGTGATTCGCGAACAGAAAGTCCAGGCCGCCTATGAGGATTGGCTGCGTGAACTGCGCGATTCGGCACACGTGGAATACCGCGTGAACCGTCAGCAGTAAGCTACGGACATCCGCATCGCTCACGGCCGCCTGCGGGCGGCCGTGGCGTTTCTAGATCGCTCCAGAAACCATCGCAGGAAAGCGCTGCATGCTGAACATTGCCATCACCACTGGCGAACCCGCTGGTATCGGCCCCGACATCACCGTGGCCGCGCTGCTGCACCTGGCACGACAGGCGTCGCCGCGTTACGCCGATGTGCAGTGGCATGTGATGGGCGATTCGGCATTGCTGCAGGCGCGCGCGGACGCGATCGGGCAGGGCGATTTCTGGCGCATTGTCTCTACGGCGCTGACTGTCGTGGAGCGCCCGCTGGGTGCACCCGTGCGCGCCGGCGTGCTTGATGACGCCAACGGCCGCTATGTGCTGGACCTGCTCGACGCGGCCATCGACGGCTGCCTGATCGGCACGGCAGACGGCATGCGTTACGACGCGATGGTCACAGCGCCGGTGCAGAAGAGCACGATCAACGACGCCGGGGTGCCGTTTACCGGCCACACCGAGTATCTGGCCGAGCGCAGCCACACGCCGCGCGTGGTCATGATGCTGGCCGGTCCGCAGCCGGCGCACGACAACGCCATGCTGCGCGTGGCGCTGGCGACGACGCACTTGCCGTTGCGCGAGGTGCCGGA
This window contains:
- the pdxA gene encoding 4-hydroxythreonine-4-phosphate dehydrogenase PdxA; this encodes MLNIAITTGEPAGIGPDITVAALLHLARQASPRYADVQWHVMGDSALLQARADAIGQGDFWRIVSTALTVVERPLGAPVRAGVLDDANGRYVLDLLDAAIDGCLIGTADGMRYDAMVTAPVQKSTINDAGVPFTGHTEYLAERSHTPRVVMMLAGPQPAHDNAMLRVALATTHLPLREVPDAITPAVLDETLDIVQRDLRTRFGLTAPRILVTGLNPHAGESGHLGREEIEVIEPAIARARARGIDARGPYPADTLFQPRLLTDADCVLAMYHDQGLAPLKYGTFGHGVNITLGLPFVRTSVDHGTALDLAGTGRAEFGSMIEAIDTAIAMARYTTRS
- a CDS encoding peptidylprolyl isomerase; translated protein: MNNDIMAFQSTAFATRVASLGRLRVATGVLLALLAGTTLSPAVHAQQAQSAKKSAPVRGIFANPGSSPSQPLLQGTLPEPTAPGAPRSQLVDEVVAVVNTDVITRRELLNRADLVERTFRAQNRPLPPRADLLGEVLEQLILERVQAQTAKESGIRVSDADVDRAVESVAQRNNLSVPQLKSKLKDAGMTYDKYRDDLRQEILLARLREREVDSKVQVYDGEIDNYLAQQGGGTAPAGEQQYNVAQILVPVAEGATDAEKAAARKKAEGLLKQAQGGADFAKLARDNSGAQDAAQGGELGLRPIGRLPAVFANAVVDMKAGQVASQVVESPAGYHVIKLLDKRAPGTAIAAKVQQTQVRHILIKTGPTMSADDARRQLVGLRDRIVHGYDFGDAARRYSQDGSAGAGGELGWVSPGQLVPEFEQAMNQLKPGDVSQPVQSQFGVHLIQVEGRREAEVSGDRQRDYARSVIREQKVQAAYEDWLRELRDSAHVEYRVNRQQ